A window of Schistocerca serialis cubense isolate TAMUIC-IGC-003099 chromosome 1, iqSchSeri2.2, whole genome shotgun sequence genomic DNA:
CCTGCGAAGACGTAAATTTAATGTACACTGATTTTGTAGGTGATTGTCTTGGCCGCCTGCGTGGCAGTTGCTTGCAGTCAGGAGACGCGAGAGAAGCGCGGCCTCCTGGGGGCGGGAGTTCTGGCCGCCCCCGGCGCTGTGTTAGCGCCGCGCGTCCTCGCCGCCCCCGCCATAGCCGCCGCCCCCATCGTCGCCGCCCCCGTCATCGCCCACGCCCCTCTTGGCGTGGGGCTGGGCTTGGCTCACCCCATCATCGGCTGAACCGCTTCTAACTAATCTATATGTGTCTGTGTGTACTGCGTGTGTATAAATAAACTCTCTGTAGCcttatttaatgttttctttactcaacAAACCATCGCATACTTTTTATACAACCTGTTGTACATAACGGAAGTGCTTCATAAATCTAGCACTTCTGCTTACGTGTCTGCTCGGCTACCAGCAATCTAGTCATTATGTTCACATGTTTGTATATGTTGAATATTGTCAGATATTGCAGTTTAGTATCAATGTGGTTGTTCTAGAGAGTGTTGTTCATTACATACATACCTGAAAGTATTTAAATTCATTTCTCAGTGAAGTTAAGAATACATATTGATAAGccaaatcgcaggttcgaatcttgcttcaggcatggatgcgtgtgatgcccttaggttagttaggtttaagtagttctaagttcaaggggactgatgaccccagaagttaagtcctgtagtgctcacagccatttgaaccatttgaaccatttgatacgccaAAACACTATGACTTCTCTTCTGAAACAGTGTTGGTCGAACTTTCGGACGCAGTAAACCGCTGACTCGGTTTGATAAGGATTCGAGACGTCCTCTGTGCGTTTGCACAGTTATGTTTGGCCAGATGTCCAGGCACAAGTCACGCGTTTCACATAAATTACGGGCCAGTGGTTTGTGTGAGCTGAGCTAGCGCCCGATAGCGTCCAAGATGTCTGCCATCAGATATAGATCAGATTAATTTTTGGCCAAGGTAACACTCATCAGACCATTGTAACACGATTGTGATCTTATGACAATGCCCTCTTGCTCGGAGATAGCGTAGTAATCAGGGTAGACATCATGAGCGGAGAAGGTAGTACGCAGTACCACTCACGTAGTCCATAGCTATTACGGTGACCTCGGATACTCCCATGAAAGCCGAGATTACATCAAAGGAAAGCACTAGATGAGACATGCTTGTAGTCTATCAATGATGTTATGATATCGCCACATTAAACAAATGGTAAAAGAAACCATAGCAAAACTAGAAGGGGAATTACAATTCATTCATAAGAAACAAAATCATTCAGGTTTACCAACGACTTTGTAAATCTGTCAGACAGCAACGGACATGGAAGGTCAGTTTAATTCTCTAAGAGAGTTTATAAGATCACCGAAAGGAAAACAAGGGTAAACCTTTGCCGATAAATTAAACGACatgatattgagggaattagattaagaaaagaAGGTACTAAAAGTTGTAGAAAGGCCATGCTATTTGGACTATAAAGTAACTTGTTACGGCAGAAATAATGATATAAACTGTAAACTAGCTATAGCAAGAAAAGCTTCCAACAAAAACTACGTTAACTtggaaaatacactgacggaataaaAGTTGTAACATCAAGAAGTAATGGTGAGACACAAAAGAAATTTCCTaagcctgtttctacatctgaaacatgatttcTATTCGAGTTTCGTCCCACTCGCATAAGACTGGAGATAGTAAAGATATTGACGACACAAATAAGgtatgctttaaacacacgctgtaacgttcGAGAGCGTTAGTTACATCTGAGATTGGGcaaggtgagttgatgttagtcaagaatgcccttacgGCGACTAAGGCgctgttatcaacacctcaccgagtttgaaagaggtcttctaataaggctacgagaaactgattgttccttttgcgatattacaataatacttggcaggaatgtagccactgcacatgatccCTGGCAACGTTGGTCACGAAAATGAACGGTTGAAAGATGACCTTGCTCCGGGTGGCCACATGCcagtactgagagggaagaccatcgtgttcagcttaTGGctatggcgcatcgtactgcatctacagcagcagttTTAGCCGCAGTTGGTACCGTAATGACACAAagaaccgttacaaatcggttacttcatggttagctctgagccagacgccctgtatcgtGCACTCTACTGACCcaaaccaccatttgcgactttagtcgTGTTAAGCGAGAACTCAGGGTGGAggcctattgtgttttctgatgaaatctggttctgcttcggtgtcaGTGATGATCGTGTACTGTTTAGAAGGTGGCCAaccagtctgcgtgctagacatactgaacatacacctggagttatggtggtGGAGGAGGAAGAGCACTCTCGTGGGCACCACATCCATCCAGACTACAAATCTgttcgtcaatctggtgattcgaccagctGTGTTGgcgttcatgaacagcataccaaggggtgtttcccaacaggataacgctcgaccatatACCAcagttgtaacacaacatgctctacagagtgacgatatgttaccttggcctgctcgattaccagatctttCTCCGATCGAGCAAGTGtggaacatcatcagacgacaCTCCTgggccatccacaaacagcattaccgtccctgtattgataAATCAAATGCAACACTCATGGATTCCATCCCACGAACTGAGCAActatacaacacaatacatgcacgtttacatgcttgcattctacattctgccagttgcactggttattaatgtaccagcagttaatatttgcaatggattatctcgtGAAAGTGTCTCGTATGACATTGTAGCGTGTATCCTTGATTCTAACGTGTGTCCTGCCATCTGTGGATCTTATTGTCAGCCAGCTTTGCCAGTGCTGTAGTCCCGCACTGTATATATGAACATCCACGGAAAGCTGTCTCAACGATCCCTCTGATATTTACTTCCACATAAGCTTAACGACAGTGTGCTTTGGGCCCTTTGGAATacctatggaacatgaaactagcatttattgcattatgtaggtaaaattttgtaactggaattgtatATAGTGTAGAAATTCCACACGAACGGTGTCTTTCCTCTACTGGAATTCAATTCGGTTACACAGattatgaattttgttattaatggCAAGAAGATTGTATCCTGACTTCCTTAAAAGACCGAATAATTATATGGGTATGACTTCCACACAAGTTTACATTAACAAAGTGAACTCATAATAGTTTATacctaaatatatgtgaaataattcTTTCTCAATGAAGTTATAGATTCCATCCCATATTTTAATACGCATTACTTATTCTGCGGGAAATGTACGACTTTGTGACTTATTTTTCAATACAAACAACACTGTCGTAGTTTTCGTATAGAAATAATTTAGGACTTCCAAGGACTGCCATAGCTAGGTATACTCCAAAACTAAACATAGCGCATTATAGTGCTTTAATATCGTTACTGTTAAGGAAAGGAACATTTTGTGATCAAACAGTGATTGAGAGGACGGGTAGGTTTCATGCATGTAATGGTTCACGAGTTACTGCAGAACTAAAGAATTGCAGAGTAGCTGGGAAGTGGCGAGAGAGAAGCTAATATACCTTCAACGTCTGGGTCGATCATGTATGATTTTAtaacataaatacattttaaaacagcAGAAAAGTAAAATCCACTCTTCGCTGAATGCTGATAATTTTAATCATATTTCGGTAGTGTAACTTGCTTTCGTGCAGATATTCGTTATCATTTTTCTGTCTCATCAACTTACAGAAAAGGTGCCGCCGAGTTCAAGAAGTATAGAATCAGAAGGAGCGGAGTTTGCGGTAGCTCCTGGAATATATACTGGTAAATCTAGCTCAAAAATCCATTGACTCAACGAAAAACAGACGGCGACGTATAGCAGTAATGACACCCAAGCTTGCAGCTGAAATTGAGAAATGTAGGATCAGTGGCAGAGAAAGCGTTCACATAGTGATAGCTACAATCGAAGCTCAATATATCCAAATTTTAGTAGCCAACGGGACAGCTATTCACAATTTCCGAGAGAAATTTCTAGGAAAAGGCTACTGAAATGGAGAACCAGTTTAAGGATGAGACACTGAAAGCTACTGCCTTCCATTGGGATGCTAAATTACTATCAGTAGTAACAAGTAACGATGCAGCAGAAAGTCTGCCTGCGGTTATTTCAGATTGTGGTACTGAACAACCTTATGGGATTCATGCATATCAATCTGAGACTGGGAAAGGCGGGCTACTGCGTAGCACGATATTATTCATAAATGCGATTTTCTGTTCTGTGCTAAAATATTAGTTGGATTGAAGACTTGTTTTGCATCAATATCTCTTGTATTTAATCTACAGGTGTCACATGCATGGAACCATTCTCGAAAGTGTTATTGAAGGAAAGACTGATCGAAGAAGGAGAGGCcaaaagtaaaattatttaaaaattgcaCAGCCGTTGGTGAGGAATCGTTTGTTAATAAATCGGAAAGTGAAAGTCAGTGCTAAAAAGTCAAAGACACTTGGTTTATGTTGATTTGTATACAATACTCGATTTTGTTCAAGATATTATACGAGAACACTAAGGTAGAGTGATCATTGTAAATTTAGTTGAGGAGCATATTTTTGGGCCATTGAAGCCATAAATCACGAAAGTAATTTTTTGATGAAAATGTTTGTGTTCCTCGACGAATTTGAATTATTCCTATAATGATTATACAGTTTACAATATTTGCATTTTTGATCATAATTTGTTTTCTAATTTAACAATGGCTATTGTCAATGCACTGGATCATGAGGCCGTAATATCACACGAAAATATTAAAATGGCTATAGTAAGAATCGGTCAAATCCCAGAAATAATCAATAATGGGctcaaaaataatttatatttccaTCACATTTGACTTGAGTAACAAATTTCTTAAGAGACGTCGCTCTCTGTGACTTAAAACTAAGGATTTCATCACCTAGTTATACCTAGTCTATAAACTATATAACTAGATGCTTTGAACTATACCACAGCGTGTGGCGTCAAGTTGATGGATGACTGCAATAGGTaacttacaaaagaaaaaaaattcttcaccACTCTTCATTAGCACCACATTTATAAAGTTTCCctcctcttcttgcctaaactgtttatcattcttGTTTTATTTCCACACGTGGcttaactccatacaaatacttccaaaaaagACTTCTTAACGGTTACctaaattcgatgttaacaaatttcttttcttcggaaATGCGTTCCGTGCCATTGACACTGTAGATTTTATGTACTTTCTTCTTTGGCCATCACCAGTTACTTTGGTCACAAAATActaaatctcatctactactttcagagtctcgttaagtaatctaattccctcactacCAGCTtttcaattagactacattccattatccttgttttgcctttgttgatgcttctcatatcctccttccaagatatAGTCCGTACCGTTCAATTAcctttacaagtcctttgctgactctagaagaataacaatgtcatcgccaaacctccaagtttttatttcttctgcctgtattttcattcctgctccaaatttttagtttgtttcctttactgcttgctcaaagtacaAACTGAGTAACACaggcgacaggctacaaccctgtatcactccgttctgaaccactgcttccccttcatgcccccgATTCTAATAAGTGTCCTCTGATTACTGTACAAGTTTTTAACAGCCTTCCGTTCCTTGAATTTTACTCGAACCACCTTAAGAATTTCAAAAATAGTATTCCAATCATcacggtcaaaagctttctctctacaaatgctataaacgtcggTTTTCCATTACTTAACtgatcgtctaagataagtcgtagggccaatacaatcttgtgtgttcctacatttcccgaaatccaaactgatcttccccgaggtcagtttctaccaatttttccattcttctatacagaatttgtgttagtagttagcaaccataacttattaacctgatagttcggtaatattcacaccagtcagcaTCTACTCTCTTTGACGTTGGAATTATTACaatcttcttcaagtctgagggtatttcgcctttctcatacatcttgtgcaGCAAGAGTTTTGTAATGActtgctctcctaaggctgtcactAGCTCTAACGGAATGTGTATTACTCGTGGAGCCTTCTTTCGGCTTAGGTCATTCAgtattttgtcaaattcttctcccacGATCATATCTCCCATCACATCTCCATCTGTGTCCTCTTCCATCTCTATAAAATTGCCTTCAAGTTTATATCCCTTTTTATAGAACCTCTGTATACTTCTTCCTCATTccagctttaccttctttgcttagatggTTTTCcgcctgagctcttgatgttcccacatctgcttctctttccttcaaagaattctttatttttcctgtatctgctatctgtctctcctcTACTCAGATATGCTTCTAAATCCGTATGCATCTCAGTCCTTA
This region includes:
- the LOC126412745 gene encoding cuticle protein 65-like isoform X5, with product MKFLVIVLAACVAVACSQETREKRGLLGAGVLAAPGAVLAPRVLAAPAIAAAPIVAAPVIAHAPLGVGLGLAHPIIG